The Nonlabens spongiae genome contains a region encoding:
- a CDS encoding nitroreductase family protein, which produces MKNVLEVIKSRRSVFPASYTGGEINRDDLEEILDAARWAPNHKKTEPWRYRVLQGAALERLGAFLMSEFERSEKKKPTLKIRKLAEKMEQASAIVLIFMNRDEKESVPEWEEIAATSMSVQNMWLATCAMGYGAYWSSPKSFADMSNLNELQVQDRERFLGFFFVGTIDDNEIEMPERLSVNEIAHFLS; this is translated from the coding sequence ATGAAAAATGTTCTAGAAGTAATAAAATCGAGACGCAGCGTATTTCCAGCCTCCTACACAGGTGGTGAAATCAACCGTGATGATCTTGAAGAAATTCTTGACGCCGCACGCTGGGCGCCCAATCACAAGAAAACCGAGCCCTGGCGATACCGTGTTTTACAAGGAGCGGCTCTGGAACGGCTGGGCGCATTTTTAATGTCAGAATTTGAACGCTCTGAAAAAAAAAAGCCCACCCTGAAGATCCGCAAACTGGCCGAAAAGATGGAACAAGCATCAGCTATTGTTCTGATATTTATGAATCGCGATGAAAAAGAAAGCGTTCCAGAATGGGAGGAGATCGCGGCAACCAGCATGAGCGTGCAAAACATGTGGCTCGCAACCTGCGCCATGGGATATGGTGCCTACTGGAGTTCACCGAAATCTTTTGCTGACATGAGCAACCTAAATGAGCTCCAGGTTCAGGATCGTGAACGGTTTCTGGGATTCTTTTTTGTGGGCACTATAGATGACAATGAGATAGAAATGCCAGAGCGACTGAGCGTTAATGAAATCGCTCACTTTTTGAGTTAA
- a CDS encoding ABC transporter ATP-binding protein translates to MEYILEIDQLHKKYGGLTAVDHISFRIEKGHVYGILGPNGSGKSTTLGLVLNVVNPTSGTYRWFGGTVSTHDALKRIGAIIERPNFYPSMSAVQNLQLVCKIKGASPSRIDETLSLVGLLERKNSPFKTYSLGMKQRLAIASALLNEPEILILDEPTNGLDPQGIRAIRDIIKKIAEQGTTILLASHLLDEVEKVCTHVVVLRQGKMLYTGRVDEMNKNFGSVILDAEDRDRLIYFINQQNDLGSYEVGMEGIEVTLTREPDLASINKSAYEAGTILTKIVHKKQSLEDQFIELTKQNQ, encoded by the coding sequence ATGGAATACATCCTTGAAATTGATCAACTTCATAAAAAATATGGGGGTCTCACGGCCGTAGACCATATTTCATTCAGAATTGAAAAAGGACATGTTTATGGGATTTTGGGCCCTAATGGTAGTGGAAAATCTACCACGCTAGGTTTGGTCCTGAACGTAGTGAATCCTACCAGCGGAACTTATAGATGGTTCGGCGGGACAGTTTCTACTCATGACGCCTTAAAACGAATAGGCGCGATTATCGAGCGACCCAACTTTTACCCGAGCATGAGTGCCGTGCAAAATTTGCAGTTGGTTTGTAAAATAAAAGGTGCCTCTCCATCGAGAATAGATGAGACACTTAGCTTGGTAGGGCTACTAGAGCGAAAGAATAGCCCTTTTAAGACTTATTCATTAGGTATGAAACAACGACTTGCCATTGCGAGTGCGCTGCTTAATGAACCAGAGATTTTAATTTTGGACGAGCCGACCAACGGGCTGGATCCTCAAGGGATAAGAGCCATACGCGACATTATCAAAAAAATAGCAGAGCAAGGAACTACTATTTTACTAGCATCCCACCTACTGGATGAAGTGGAAAAAGTTTGTACCCACGTGGTGGTATTGAGGCAGGGAAAAATGCTTTACACTGGACGCGTAGATGAGATGAATAAGAATTTTGGATCTGTAATCTTGGATGCTGAGGATCGTGATCGACTTATTTACTTTATCAATCAACAGAATGATCTGGGAAGTTATGAAGTAGGTATGGAGGGCATAGAAGTCACCTTAACCCGAGAGCCTGATCTAGCTTCAATCAATAAGAGCGCCTATGAGGCAGGAACGATACTTACTAAAATCGTTCATAAGAAGCAGAGTCTAGAAGATCAGTTTATAGAACTTACCAAACAAAACCAATAA
- a CDS encoding T9SS type B sorting domain-containing protein, with amino-acid sequence MMMKRIYAALAITLSLFLPQQLFSQLEASNWYFGFGAGIQFDQTTGNVTALTDGQLNTNEGCTAISDDQGNLLFYTDGSTVYNRNHVVMQNGNGLKGNSSSSQSAVIIPKPQDDNIYYIFTVDAPNGAGPGAQDSGLHYYEVDMSLDSGLGAVTSSIAQPNNLIATTSEKIVAINHETRDEILVTVYANANGFTSNAYNTFYTFTISASGVDPNPVVSANFGNRTISDPRGYLKISANGRFLVSCNMGDGTFLYDYDRTTGIVSNERRLVLTGSAANQGYGAEFSPDGRLLYVSAVRAGTAGDPLSQQTAALYQFDLSDNTAISQDNIRNSIIVDQTNTYRGAMQLGIDGRIYRSLSENFDTGYPFLGVINNPNARGTACNYVHDAIPLSGKLSTQGLPPFIQSFFAAIDVENLCLGNATTFSFEADTLPDSILWEFGDGTGTSTIENPSYTYSSPGQYEVKLTLNTAGATRIYRTNIEIYNVPVAAQISDIEVCDLDLSGDETIDLDAEVGQLVRGSQNTQEFEIRYYNNINDAQNNENELSSSLDITTGMVTVVAKIFNINNQDCFDTASVDITLYAQPVANPLENLEECDDDFDGFVNFDLTQQNSDLLGTAQNAADFVITYHRTQADAQSGDDPITNASNYRNEDPFSQTIYARIENRLTDQCADVSEPFELIVNPKPVALDFAAFQCDEDGIADRRTIFSLQSFDESISDNAMGVQVSYYATRNQAQTGDFQNALNPVSYRNTAPSQVIFARVENESTRCFSVSEVTLDVSASDAQDTTLELCDDDGTEDGFTEFDLFTANDVVLLNAPSDVTVNYYETLEGAQTEQNPLPRFYTNTTAGRQLIYARAESEDGNCFGFGEVTLIVNELPQIETYEFIRNCGTPEPPITIDAGLPAGAIETDFTYLWSTGETTQAIEIDASGTYEVIVTNENNCTKIREVEVILSEVATIEGISVSNAVSGGRSGNVAISVSGRGDYVFSIEDGFGFQENPVFNDLRAGFYDVVVLDRLGCGEATTRFAVLGYPRFFTPNDDGFNDFWNLKGTDGMLEPEAEVFIFDRYGKLLTRVTPSGPGWDGTFNGQPLPSSDYWFRATLTDGSEFSGHFSLKR; translated from the coding sequence ATGATGATGAAAAGGATTTATGCCGCGCTAGCGATAACATTATCGCTTTTTTTACCCCAGCAGTTATTTTCTCAGCTTGAAGCTTCAAATTGGTACTTTGGATTCGGAGCAGGAATCCAGTTTGATCAGACTACAGGAAATGTAACAGCCTTGACCGATGGGCAGCTCAATACAAATGAAGGTTGTACCGCTATAAGTGATGATCAAGGAAATTTACTTTTTTATACAGACGGTTCAACCGTGTACAACCGCAACCATGTGGTAATGCAAAATGGTAATGGGCTGAAAGGAAATTCTTCAAGTTCTCAAAGTGCTGTAATCATCCCAAAACCCCAAGATGATAATATCTATTATATCTTTACCGTAGATGCTCCAAATGGTGCTGGTCCAGGAGCACAGGACTCAGGTTTACATTACTACGAGGTGGATATGTCACTGGATTCTGGTCTAGGAGCCGTAACGTCTAGTATTGCACAACCTAACAATCTTATAGCTACTACCTCTGAGAAGATCGTAGCAATCAATCATGAGACTCGAGATGAGATTCTAGTCACTGTTTATGCTAATGCCAATGGTTTTACATCAAATGCCTACAATACGTTTTACACTTTTACCATAAGCGCTTCTGGTGTTGATCCGAATCCAGTTGTAAGCGCAAATTTTGGTAATCGAACAATAAGCGACCCTCGTGGCTATTTGAAGATTTCTGCAAATGGACGATTTTTAGTGAGCTGCAATATGGGAGACGGTACTTTCCTCTACGACTACGACAGAACGACGGGTATCGTAAGCAATGAGAGAAGACTAGTCCTAACAGGTAGTGCTGCTAATCAAGGATATGGCGCAGAATTTTCACCCGACGGACGTTTATTATATGTTTCAGCAGTTAGAGCTGGTACTGCAGGTGACCCATTATCACAACAAACGGCTGCTCTCTATCAATTTGACTTATCAGATAATACCGCAATATCTCAAGACAATATTAGAAATAGTATAATTGTCGATCAAACTAATACCTATAGAGGCGCAATGCAATTGGGTATTGACGGTAGGATATATAGGTCTCTATCTGAAAATTTTGATACAGGTTATCCGTTTTTAGGAGTAATCAATAATCCTAATGCTCGTGGTACAGCGTGTAATTACGTTCATGATGCTATACCTCTTAGTGGTAAATTGTCAACTCAGGGTCTACCTCCTTTCATTCAAAGTTTCTTTGCCGCAATTGATGTAGAAAACTTATGTTTAGGCAATGCAACAACATTTTCCTTTGAGGCAGATACGCTACCAGATTCCATTCTATGGGAATTTGGAGATGGAACTGGAACTTCCACCATAGAAAATCCTTCCTACACCTATTCCAGTCCAGGTCAGTATGAAGTAAAGCTTACCTTGAACACAGCTGGAGCAACGAGAATTTACCGGACGAACATCGAAATTTATAACGTGCCAGTTGCGGCCCAAATCAGTGATATAGAAGTTTGTGATCTAGATCTAAGTGGTGACGAAACCATAGATTTAGATGCAGAGGTAGGTCAGTTAGTTAGAGGCTCACAAAACACCCAAGAATTTGAGATACGCTACTATAATAATATCAATGATGCTCAGAATAATGAAAATGAGCTCTCCAGTTCTTTAGATATCACCACTGGAATGGTAACGGTTGTTGCAAAAATTTTCAATATAAATAACCAGGATTGTTTTGACACAGCGAGTGTTGATATCACTCTCTACGCTCAACCAGTTGCTAATCCACTTGAAAACTTAGAAGAATGCGACGACGATTTTGATGGGTTTGTAAATTTTGACCTTACACAGCAAAACAGTGATCTTCTAGGTACTGCCCAAAACGCGGCGGATTTTGTTATCACATATCATAGAACTCAAGCTGATGCACAATCTGGTGATGATCCAATAACCAACGCCTCAAATTATAGAAATGAAGATCCTTTTAGTCAAACTATTTACGCTCGCATTGAAAATAGGCTGACTGACCAATGTGCGGATGTTTCTGAACCTTTTGAATTGATTGTCAATCCAAAACCAGTAGCTCTTGATTTTGCTGCTTTCCAATGTGATGAAGATGGAATCGCAGACCGTAGAACGATTTTCTCCCTACAAAGTTTTGATGAATCCATTTCAGATAATGCAATGGGCGTTCAAGTGAGTTACTACGCAACCAGAAATCAAGCACAAACTGGTGATTTTCAGAATGCCCTTAATCCTGTGAGTTATAGAAACACTGCTCCATCGCAGGTGATTTTTGCTCGTGTAGAAAACGAGTCCACACGTTGTTTCAGTGTCTCTGAGGTAACACTTGACGTAAGCGCAAGTGATGCTCAAGATACAACTCTTGAACTGTGTGATGATGATGGGACTGAAGACGGGTTTACAGAATTTGATCTCTTTACAGCAAACGATGTCGTATTATTAAACGCTCCAAGTGACGTTACCGTAAATTACTATGAAACACTTGAAGGCGCGCAAACAGAGCAAAATCCTTTGCCTCGATTCTACACAAACACGACGGCAGGTAGACAACTTATCTATGCAAGAGCAGAGTCTGAAGATGGTAATTGCTTCGGTTTTGGTGAGGTCACGCTAATTGTAAATGAGTTACCACAAATCGAGACCTACGAATTTATAAGAAACTGTGGTACGCCAGAACCTCCCATTACCATAGACGCTGGATTGCCTGCCGGTGCTATTGAGACAGACTTCACCTATTTATGGAGTACGGGTGAGACCACCCAGGCCATAGAGATAGATGCAAGCGGCACCTACGAGGTAATTGTAACTAATGAAAACAATTGTACCAAGATCAGGGAAGTGGAGGTCATTTTAAGTGAGGTTGCCACGATTGAAGGAATAAGCGTGAGCAATGCTGTTTCTGGCGGGCGCTCAGGCAATGTTGCTATCTCGGTGAGTGGGCGCGGTGACTACGTTTTCAGTATTGAGGACGGATTTGGCTTTCAAGAAAACCCTGTTTTTAATGATTTGAGAGCTGGATTTTATGACGTGGTAGTACTGGATCGTTTAGGTTGTGGAGAAGCCACTACACGTTTTGCCGTTTTAGGCTACCCTAGATTTTTTACCCCAAATGATGATGGGTTCAACGATTTCTGGAATTTGAAAGGAACTGACGGTATGCTGGAACCGGAAGCCGAAGTCTTCATTTTTGATAGATACGGTAAATTATTGACTCGAGTCACGCCCTCAGGTCCTGGCTGGGATGGAACTTTCAACGGTCAGCCTCTGCCATCGAGCGACTATTGGTTCAGAGCGACGCTTACAGATGGGAGTGAGTTCTCAGGTCACTTCTCATTGAAGAGATAG
- a CDS encoding DEAD/DEAH box helicase, whose product MKNFEALGLSQPLLKGLAEMGFENPTEIQQQAIPILMQHDGDFIGLAQTGTGKTAAFGIPLLELMDTSSKDLQALILAPTRELAQQICGQLELMSKKMGKLNVVPVFGGANIMGQIKDLRRGAQVVVATPGRLMDLMKRKEISLNALKFLILDEADEMLNMGFREDIDYILSKTDVGRNIWLFSATMARDIKKIVDTYMVQPEEVKINREHIVNTNIEHKVVQLKASDKIEALRRYLDYDEEMFGVVFCRTKRDTQKVADELNNNGYSTEALHGDMSQAQRDAAMKRFRDKNLKLLIATDVAARGIDVDDITHVIHFALPDDPEFYTHRSGRTARAGKKGVSLALITKGDNRKLKFIASKLGITFEKAEIPALDAITSKRINRWSENLIKQKVNDKVEGDLLKEVLDHFDDISKEELVAKLLTREYNSIYKRNSITDLNDRREYKDSGDSRDRGGRRSHGKEEGMKTFFINLGRKDNMNKGALLGFVCDVTGLTGNDIGRIVLDGAHSFIDVKDEVANKMSKINGAERDGRELRANEHKGKVTSSRERSGRGRGRRDDRKPTSFKGRPSRPDSNSDDAPPRFKDRKTKPKGDSSGKREGKSNSNKKKGGKGRSKFFGTKWD is encoded by the coding sequence TTGAAAAATTTTGAAGCCTTAGGGCTCTCACAACCTTTACTTAAAGGACTTGCCGAAATGGGATTTGAAAATCCTACTGAAATTCAACAGCAAGCGATCCCCATCCTCATGCAGCATGATGGTGATTTTATAGGTCTGGCGCAGACCGGTACAGGTAAAACTGCTGCATTTGGTATCCCATTACTGGAACTTATGGATACCTCGTCTAAAGATCTTCAGGCGTTGATCTTAGCACCTACTAGAGAACTAGCCCAGCAAATTTGCGGTCAGCTCGAGCTGATGTCAAAAAAAATGGGAAAATTGAATGTTGTTCCCGTTTTTGGTGGAGCAAACATTATGGGGCAAATCAAGGATTTGCGCAGGGGGGCACAAGTTGTTGTGGCGACTCCTGGTCGACTTATGGATCTTATGAAACGTAAGGAGATTTCATTAAATGCTCTGAAATTCTTGATCCTTGATGAGGCAGATGAGATGCTTAACATGGGATTTAGAGAAGATATCGATTACATTCTTTCTAAAACTGATGTAGGCCGCAATATCTGGTTGTTCTCAGCCACGATGGCGAGAGACATCAAGAAGATTGTAGATACCTATATGGTCCAGCCAGAAGAGGTGAAGATCAATAGGGAGCATATTGTAAATACAAATATTGAACACAAGGTAGTTCAGCTTAAAGCTTCTGATAAGATTGAGGCTCTGCGTAGGTATCTTGATTATGACGAAGAGATGTTTGGAGTGGTTTTTTGCCGTACCAAACGCGATACCCAAAAAGTTGCCGATGAGTTAAACAACAACGGCTATTCTACTGAAGCTTTGCACGGCGATATGTCTCAAGCGCAGCGTGATGCTGCGATGAAGCGTTTCCGAGACAAAAACCTCAAGTTGTTGATTGCGACAGACGTCGCTGCGAGAGGAATAGATGTAGATGACATCACCCACGTAATTCACTTTGCTTTACCAGACGATCCAGAGTTTTATACGCACAGATCAGGTAGAACAGCGAGGGCAGGTAAAAAAGGTGTTTCACTCGCGTTAATCACCAAAGGTGATAACCGTAAGCTCAAATTTATCGCAAGCAAACTGGGAATTACTTTTGAAAAAGCTGAAATTCCAGCACTAGACGCAATAACTTCAAAGCGTATTAACAGATGGTCTGAAAATCTGATCAAGCAAAAGGTAAATGACAAGGTAGAAGGTGACTTGCTCAAGGAAGTTCTTGATCACTTTGACGATATTTCTAAAGAGGAACTTGTTGCTAAACTTCTGACTAGAGAATATAACAGTATCTATAAAAGAAATTCCATAACAGATCTCAACGATAGGCGTGAGTATAAAGATTCAGGTGATTCTAGAGATCGAGGAGGAAGACGTAGCCATGGTAAAGAGGAAGGGATGAAGACGTTCTTTATCAATCTCGGCCGCAAAGACAATATGAACAAGGGTGCCCTGCTAGGATTTGTTTGTGATGTAACCGGGCTTACTGGAAATGATATAGGTCGCATAGTTTTAGACGGTGCTCATTCATTCATTGATGTGAAGGACGAGGTGGCTAACAAGATGTCTAAAATCAACGGCGCCGAAAGAGATGGCCGTGAATTGCGTGCTAACGAGCACAAAGGTAAGGTCACCAGCTCAAGAGAACGCAGCGGAAGAGGTAGAGGTAGAAGAGACGATCGAAAACCTACAAGCTTCAAGGGAAGACCTTCCCGACCCGACTCTAACTCTGATGACGCTCCACCTCGCTTTAAGGATCGTAAGACTAAACCCAAAGGTGATTCTTCGGGAAAGAGAGAAGGAAAAAGCAATTCTAACAAGAAAAAGGGAGGTAAAGGCCGCTCTAAGTTTTTTGGAACTAAGTGGGATTAA
- a CDS encoding 3-oxoacyl-ACP synthase III family protein: MKSKITGVGSYIPDVVRKNEEFMNHEFLNTDGSSFGSDNATIIEKFVAITGIEERRYIQEHQNTSDIASFAGAKAIEDAGIDKEDLDFIIVAHNYGDVKPDGGTSDLVPSLASRVKNKLEIKNPACVAYDVLFGCPGWILGVTQADSFIKSGLAKKVLVIGAEALSRVVDPHDRDSMIYSDGAGAALLEPSNSGQGILGQATATYTEEETYFIFNEKSYNQQLEDKTQYIKMYGRRIYNFALSKVPEGMKAAMENAGVDIKDLKKIFIHQANEKMDEAIVQRFYGLYDMEVPTDVMPMIIHKLGNSSVATVPTVMDLVAKGKMPQHQINDGDVVMFASVGAGMNINAIVYRI, translated from the coding sequence ATGAAGTCGAAGATTACTGGCGTAGGAAGCTATATACCCGATGTGGTTAGGAAAAATGAGGAATTTATGAATCATGAATTTCTCAACACGGATGGTTCATCTTTTGGGAGTGATAATGCTACAATAATTGAAAAATTTGTCGCGATCACTGGTATCGAAGAACGCAGATACATACAAGAGCACCAAAATACGAGTGATATCGCAAGCTTTGCGGGCGCCAAGGCTATAGAAGATGCTGGAATTGATAAAGAAGATCTGGACTTCATCATCGTAGCTCATAACTATGGAGACGTTAAGCCAGACGGTGGAACCAGCGACCTCGTTCCCAGCCTTGCCAGCAGAGTAAAGAATAAGCTGGAAATCAAAAATCCGGCTTGCGTTGCTTACGATGTTCTTTTTGGTTGTCCAGGATGGATTCTCGGAGTCACTCAAGCAGATAGTTTTATTAAAAGTGGTCTAGCAAAAAAAGTCCTAGTTATAGGTGCAGAGGCTTTATCACGAGTGGTAGATCCTCACGATCGCGATAGCATGATTTATAGTGATGGTGCCGGTGCAGCCTTGTTAGAACCCAGCAATTCAGGTCAAGGAATTTTGGGTCAAGCTACAGCAACCTACACCGAGGAGGAGACCTATTTCATTTTTAATGAAAAATCCTATAACCAGCAACTAGAAGACAAAACCCAATACATAAAAATGTATGGGCGTCGCATCTATAATTTTGCACTGTCTAAAGTTCCTGAGGGTATGAAAGCAGCGATGGAAAATGCGGGTGTAGACATTAAAGATCTTAAAAAGATATTCATCCATCAGGCTAATGAGAAAATGGATGAAGCCATCGTTCAGCGATTTTACGGTCTATATGATATGGAGGTCCCGACTGATGTGATGCCTATGATTATCCATAAACTAGGAAACAGCTCAGTGGCTACAGTACCTACGGTTATGGATCTAGTTGCCAAAGGAAAAATGCCTCAACACCAAATCAACGATGGCGATGTAGTCATGTTTGCCAGCGTGGGTGCCGGTATGAATATCAACGCTATCGTTTATCGTATTTGA
- a CDS encoding ABC transporter permease has protein sequence MLRLLDIEFHKFKHSKSSKVLTIIYLAVIILLLSAGAWRIDINGQSMSLADIGVFNFPFLWHLSTYMVSFLKFLIAIVIVSITASEYSNRTLKQNLIDGLSKKELILSKFYLVFTLAIAVTVVLVLAVLVLGLLYSDYTEASLIFRDLQYVGGFFISHLTFFSMCLFAGILVKRSAFALGLIGIWGIFELVLLGISQYVNYRFNVDIWEYLGNILPLHSISNLIVEPFTKVTLVKATMEQISQGEFIKDYSVPLLNTVICLGWTFLFTYWSYALLKRRDL, from the coding sequence ATGCTACGATTACTTGATATAGAATTTCATAAATTCAAACATAGCAAAAGCAGTAAGGTACTTACTATAATCTATCTAGCTGTGATTATACTTTTATTATCAGCTGGAGCCTGGCGTATTGATATCAATGGGCAATCAATGAGTCTTGCTGATATAGGTGTATTCAATTTCCCTTTTTTATGGCATCTGAGCACTTATATGGTAAGTTTTTTAAAGTTTTTGATTGCCATTGTGATTGTTTCAATTACAGCCAGTGAATACAGTAATAGAACATTAAAACAAAATTTAATTGATGGCCTCAGTAAGAAAGAGCTGATCTTATCTAAGTTTTATCTTGTATTTACACTTGCCATCGCCGTAACTGTGGTATTAGTTCTAGCCGTATTAGTTTTGGGACTTTTATATTCTGACTATACTGAAGCTTCCCTAATTTTTAGAGATTTGCAATATGTGGGCGGGTTTTTCATAAGCCATCTCACATTTTTTAGCATGTGCCTTTTTGCAGGTATACTCGTGAAGCGTAGTGCTTTTGCTTTAGGATTGATAGGAATATGGGGGATTTTTGAATTGGTTCTACTAGGTATAAGTCAATACGTGAATTATAGATTCAACGTAGACATATGGGAATATCTAGGAAATATCCTACCTCTTCATTCCATCTCAAATTTAATCGTTGAACCTTTTACTAAGGTTACATTGGTTAAAGCAACTATGGAACAAATATCCCAAGGTGAGTTCATTAAAGACTATAGTGTACCACTTTTGAATACGGTTATCTGCCTTGGTTGGACATTTCTATTTACATACTGGTCTTATGCGCTGTTGAAACGTCGCGATTTATAA
- a CDS encoding S41 family peptidase, protein MFQKFKIALLSIISLTVLISCSDDLDDNIAAGGSIKNFVWRGMNAFYLYKPQIDVLANDRFANTAELEAYHDQFATPEEFFQTLLFDPERTDRFSIIVSDYVALENALSGNTKTNGMKFGLVAENGSSTDVFGYVRYVLDGSDADAQGVQRGMIFNSIDGTRLSRTNFNELLAPDSYTIGLATLSGGVTTSTGLEISLTKMVMQEDPIHVTSVIDQGSQKVGYLMYNSFLSDYDDELNNAFADFQAQGITHLVLDLRYNGGGAVSSAIALGSLISGNPTTDVFSTEQWNPDVQQALSDADPEQLINYFVNSIEGSSSFAALNLSKVHIITTGSSASASELVINALNPYIDVIQVGDNTAGKFQASITLYDSPNFRRAEADPSHRYALQPLVLKSVNSVGFTDYIDGLAPDIEQREDFENLGELGDPSEPLLARCLNDIALNGRIPSSFPRSSVELQELSGSEKMTLLGDQMWTELPE, encoded by the coding sequence ATGTTTCAAAAGTTCAAAATAGCTCTCCTTAGCATAATTTCTCTTACTGTTCTCATCAGTTGTTCTGATGATTTAGACGATAATATAGCGGCTGGAGGATCGATCAAAAATTTCGTGTGGAGAGGTATGAATGCCTTTTATCTGTATAAGCCTCAAATCGATGTACTTGCTAATGATCGATTTGCAAATACGGCAGAATTAGAAGCTTATCACGATCAGTTTGCCACTCCTGAAGAGTTTTTTCAAACCTTACTTTTTGATCCAGAACGTACAGATCGCTTCAGTATTATCGTGAGTGATTATGTCGCTTTGGAAAACGCTCTTTCTGGAAATACTAAGACTAATGGAATGAAATTCGGTCTCGTAGCTGAAAATGGAAGCTCTACGGATGTTTTTGGTTATGTACGTTACGTTCTCGATGGATCAGATGCTGATGCTCAAGGCGTTCAAAGAGGAATGATTTTTAACTCGATAGATGGGACCAGATTGTCACGTACCAATTTTAATGAACTTCTTGCACCAGATTCTTATACGATTGGGTTAGCAACTTTGAGTGGGGGAGTGACTACCTCTACCGGTCTGGAGATCAGTTTGACTAAAATGGTAATGCAGGAAGATCCTATTCATGTGACTAGTGTAATTGATCAAGGATCACAAAAAGTAGGTTACTTGATGTATAATAGTTTCTTATCTGATTACGATGATGAACTGAATAATGCCTTTGCTGATTTTCAGGCTCAAGGAATTACACATTTAGTGCTTGACTTGCGGTATAATGGGGGAGGAGCCGTATCGAGCGCTATTGCATTAGGAAGTCTCATTTCTGGAAACCCTACCACAGATGTATTTTCTACTGAACAGTGGAATCCTGACGTGCAGCAGGCTTTGAGCGATGCTGATCCCGAACAATTGATCAATTATTTTGTGAACAGCATTGAAGGAAGTAGCTCATTTGCCGCACTTAATCTTTCTAAGGTGCACATCATCACTACAGGAAGTAGCGCTAGTGCCAGCGAGCTGGTGATAAACGCCTTAAATCCGTACATTGATGTGATACAAGTGGGCGATAATACAGCCGGTAAGTTTCAAGCGAGTATTACGCTGTACGATAGCCCTAACTTCAGACGAGCAGAGGCTGATCCTTCACATCGATATGCGTTACAGCCGCTGGTTTTAAAATCTGTCAATTCAGTTGGCTTTACTGATTATATTGACGGACTTGCTCCTGATATTGAGCAGCGAGAAGATTTTGAAAACCTCGGTGAGTTGGGTGATCCTAGTGAGCCATTGCTGGCACGTTGTTTAAATGATATCGCCTTAAATGGCAGGATCCCATCCTCATTCCCGAGATCTAGTGTCGAGCTTCAGGAATTGTCTGGAAGTGAGAAAATGACTTTGCTCGGTGATCAAATGTGGACGGAGTTACCTGAATAA